The Coffea arabica cultivar ET-39 chromosome 9e, Coffea Arabica ET-39 HiFi, whole genome shotgun sequence genome has a window encoding:
- the LOC113710662 gene encoding antimicrobial ginkbilobin-2-like protein — translation MALSKLTISIYFLSVVLFVQMGAGDDPLQLLGIDCRKSNYFPAGAGSRYHKNLNILLSRLQNCRACIGAAIAWIFEKCPLKKRAVALYECCVLIYTHKNIFHKIGDTTYYIYRTQNVTSPASAETITEFLDHLTVEAIATKTYFAKGEVKLAKSESTLYGLVQCASDISPADCKTCMGELMARIPDYTGKGGQFLSATCTLQYEFYRFFNA, via the exons ATGGCGCTCTCAAAATTAACCATTTCCATATATTTTCTGTCCGTCGTCCTTTTTGTGCAAATGGGCGCTGGAGATGACCCTCTCCAGCTTCTTGGAATTGATTGCAGAAAATCAAACTACTTCCCCGCCGGCGCTGGGAGTAGATACCACAAGAACTTGAACATTCTCTTGAGTCGTCTTCAGA ATTGCAGAGCCTGCATTGGCGCTGCAATTGCATGGATTTTCGAAAAATGTCCATTAAAGAAGCGCGCAGTTGCCCTGTATGAATGTTGCGTTCTGATTTACACGCACAAAAATATTTTCCACAAAATCGGCGACACCACCTACTACATTTACAGAACTCAAAATGTAACCAGCCCGGCATCAGCAGAAACTATAACTGAGTTTCTGGATCATCTGACAGTAGAGGctattgcaaccaaaacttacTTTGCTAAAGGAGAAGTTAAGCTTGCAAAATCAGAAAGTACACTCTATGGACTGGTTCAGTGTGCCTCGGATATTTCTCCAGCTGATTGCAAGACTTGCATGGGTGAGTTGATGGCCCGGATTCCTGACTATACTGGGAAAGGAGGTCAATTCCTCAGTGCTACTTGCACCTTGCAGTACGAGTTCTATAGGTTCTTCAATGCTTAA
- the LOC113710661 gene encoding uncharacterized protein, protein MLVLYTIPAQKKMKKRFVFDQVWAQSQEAEGVVRQAWARPQVGSKMFKITRKIRECRIALLSWNRLNKKNAAIQINEIKRKIQELKDSAVQGKSRKMAELKLKLSSAYKAEEIFWAQKARSKWLKEGDKNTAYFHACVKTRRKRNQITSLQKGNGEWCSDNQQIIQEICRYYEDLYTTSQPRDMEEVLEGVPVSITSRLNQTLIQPVEEAEVRVAVFSMHPNKAPGPDGMTPLFFQRYWNDIKTDVVSAIQSFLSHGHLLKSINETSITLIPKVENPIDLANYRPISLCNVLYRILAKILANRLKKVIALCISSSQSAFVPGRQIVDNIILAHEIMHFLKSKRKGNTAFMTLKLDMAKAYDRVEWKFVGRMMLKMGFCPIFVRWIMSCMSSVSYSFNINGERVGYVKPSRGIRQGDPLSPYLFLFCSEGLSNLMARAIEDRQITGLKLSRNGPVLSHLFFADDSLFCCKAHPQEARAMQRILAKYELASGQCINYDKSAAFFSRNCSRQHRRQTCEKMNNIREANNGKYLGLPLVITASKKQVFAYIVDKAKSRMQGWKHNLLSHAGKEVLLKSVVMALPNYTMSCCRLPKGLCNEICGQMAKFWRGQNEGDRKMQWVSWEKITQVKGNGGLGFRDLEHFNSALLAKQLWRILMQPDLLVSRVLGAKYKIVQTDWDGAAPKNASWVWKSIYSSGLVLQKGMWKRVGDGTTINIWRDKWIMAAPNGRIATQKPPDCNLQTVADLLIEREWNKKLIEETFSEQETSQILQVPLSLFPRKDAVYWKYSKSGNYTVKSGYAVEKEEVNERNKEIHGEEGTSYAQHKGKVWKSLWGLKMKPKIKHFIWRCLHNSIPVNVLIHKRTGRGSPLCKCCGEGEETVEHMIFFCNNAEPIWKLAPIQWDGLLQWRSNFWRWWEGILEARSRQRGEDHITLTANIIWQIWKARNARQFEGKRGEHMTLLETARNEWLEFQEEQVENDKKHRTGTSHHMNNHQWRPPDAGVMKINTDAAIPTNSAGAGLGMIARDCEGNIVQARGIRKYSSAGAEMEEADALRQGLLMAREAGWRRIEMQTDCKAAIETICKTGLGETPIGTIIEDIRHLSDLFQDCTFSFVYRDGNRSAHKMAQFATKLVSKVIWKQSFPLWLKESIQEDNRTNVPLCN, encoded by the coding sequence ATGCTGGTGCTGTATACTATACCtgctcaaaagaaaatgaagaaaaggttTGTATTCGACCAAGTCTGGGCGCAGAGCCAAGAAGCAGAAGGGGTAGTGAGGCAGGCCTGGGCAAGACCACAGGTGGGATCAAAAATGTTCAAGATTACTAGGAAAATTAGAGAGTGTCGGATAGCTCTTCTAAGTTGGAATAGactgaataaaaaaaatgcagctaTACAGATTAATGAGATTAAAAGGAAGATACAAGAGCTAAAAGATTCTGCTGTTCAAGGGAAAAGTAGGAAAATGGCTGAATTGAAACTAAAGTTGAGTAGTGCCTATAAAGCTGAGGAAATTTTCTGGGCTCAAAAGGCAAGGAGCAAATGGCTAAAGGAAGGGGACAAGAATACAGCCTATTTTCATGCTTGTGTGAAGACAAGAAGGAAACGGAATCAGATAACAAGTTTGCAGAAAGGAAATGGAGAATGGTGTTCAGATAATCAACAAATCATCCAGGAGATTTGCAGGTACTATGAGGACCTATACACCACATCTCAGCCACGAGACATGGAAGAAGTGTTGGAAGGGGTGCCTGTATCAATTACTAGCAGATTAAATCAGACTTTGATACAACCTGTGGAGGAAGCTGAGGTGAGAGTAGCTGTGTTCTCCATGCACCCAAATAAAGCACCTGGACCTGATGGTATGACACCCTTATTTTTTCAAAGATACTGGAATGATATTAAAACAGATGTGGTGTCTGCTATTCAAAGCTTTCTGAGCCATGGCCACCTTTTAAAGAGTATAAATGAGACTAGCATAACCCTCATTCCAAAGGTTGAAAACCCTATAGATCTGGCAAACTATAGGCCTATCAGCCTCTGTAATGTACTTTATAGAATCTTAGCAAAAATTTTGGCCAACAGACTGAAAAAAGTTATCGCTTTGTGCATTAGCTCTTCTCAATCTGCCTTCGTTCCTGGAAGACAGATTGTTGACAACATCATTTTGGCCCATgaaatcatgcattttttaaaaagcaaaagaaagggtAATACTGCTTTTATGACCTTAAAGCTTGACATGGCAAAGGCTTATGACCGGGTGGAATGGAAATTTGTGGGCAGAATGATGTTAAAAATGGGGTTCTGTCCTATTTTTGTAAGATGGATTATGAGTTGTATGTCCTCTGTGTCATATTCTTTCAACATTAATGGGGAAAGGGTGGGGTATGTGAAACCTAGTAGGGGTATTAGACAGGGGGATCCCTTATCCCCCTatcttttcttgttttgctcGGAAGGGCTGTCTAATCTCATGGCAAGGGCTATTGAAGATAGGCAGATTACAGGCCTCAAACTGAGTAGAAATGGACCAGTGCTATCTCACTTATTCTTTGCTGATGACTCTTTATTTTGTTGTAAAGCGCACCCACAGGAAGCTAGAGCCATGCAAAGGATTCTTGCAAAATATGAATTAGCCTCAGGACAGTGCATAAACTATGACAAATCTGCTGCTTTCTTTAGCAGAAATTGTAGCAGACAGCATAGGAGACAGACATGTGAAAAGATGAACAACATCAGGGAGGCAAACAATGGCAAATACTTGGGACTTCCCCTGGTGATAACAGCATCAAAAAAGCAAGTTTTCGCCTACATTGTTGATAAagcaaaatccagaatgcaggGATGGAAGCACAACCTACTCAGCCATGCAGGAAAGGAGGTACTACTTAAGTCAGTCGTAATGGCTTTACCAAATTACACAATGTCATGCTGTAGGTTGCCTAAAGGACTTTGTAATGAAATCTGTGGTCAAATGGCAAAATTTTGGAGAGGCCAAAATGAAGGGGATAGGAAGATGCAGTGGGTAAGTTGGGAGAAAATTACACAGGTGAAGGGAAATGGGGGTCTGGGCTTTAGAGATCTAGAACACTTTAATAGTGCTTTGTTAGCAAAGCAACTCTGGAGGATATTGATGCAACCAGACTTATTAGTGAGCAGAGTGCTAGGAGCAAAGTATAAAATAGTGCAAACAGACTGGGATGGAGCAGCTCCGAAGAATGCATCATGGGTGTGGAAAAGTATATACAGCTCTGGACTGGTGCTACAAAAAGGAATGTGGAAGAGAGTGGGAGATGGGACTACTATCAACATATGGAGGGATAAGTGGATCATGGCAGCACCAAATGGGAGAATAGCAACCCAGAAACCTCCAGATTGTAACTTGCAAACTGTGGCAGACTTGCTGATAGAGAGGGAATGGAATAAGAAGCTGATTGAGGAGACATTCTCAGAGCAGGAAACCTCACAAATATTACAGGTGCCATTAAGTTTGTTTCCTAGAAAGGATGCGGTCTATTGGAAATACTCAAAATCAGGAAATTACACTGTGAAGTCGGGATATGCAGTAGAAAAGGAAGAGGTCAatgaaagaaacaaggaaatTCATGGAGAGGAAGGAACCAGCTACGCACAGCATAAAGGCAAAGTGTGGAAGAGCTTGTGGGGATTAAAGATGAAGCCAAAGATAAAACATTTCATATGGAGATGCCTACACAACAGCATTCCTGTAAACGTGTTGATACACAAAAGAACAGGAAGAGGCTCGCCATTATGCAAATGCTGTGGGGAAGGGGAAGAAACAGTGGAACACATGATTTTCTTTTGCAATAATGCTGAACCTATATGGAAGCTGGCCCCAATACAATGGGACGGATTATTGCAATGGAGATCAAATTTCTGGAGATGGTGGGAAGGTATATTAGAGGCAAGGAGCAGGCAAAGAGGTGAAGACCACATCACCCTAACAGCAAACATCATCTGGCAAATTTGGAAGGCAAGGAATGCTCGACAGTTTGAAGGGAAACGTGGAGAGCACATGACCTTACTAGAAACTGCAAGGAACGAATGGCTGGAGTTTCAAGAGGAGCAGGTGGAAAATGACAAAAAGCACAGGACAGGAACAAGTCACCATATGAATAACCACCAATGGAGACCACCAGACGCAGGGGTAATGAAGATAAACACTGATGCTGCGATTCCTACTAATTCAGCAGGAGCTGGATTAGGAATGATTGCGAGAGATTGTGAGGGAAACATTGTCCAAGCAAGAGGCATCAGGAAGTATAGCAGCGCAGGTGCGGAAATGGAAGAGGCAGATGCTCTTCGACAAGGCTTGCTAATGGCTAGAGAAGCTGGCTGGCGAAGAATTGAAATGCAAACTGATTGCAAAGCCGCCATTGAGACAATATGCAAGACAGGCTTGGGTGAAACACCAATTGGCACGATCATAGAAGATATTAGACATCTGAGTGACCTGTTCCAGGACTGTACCTTTTCTTTTGTGTATAGAGATGGAAATAGAAGTGCTCATAAAATGGCACAATTTGCAACTAAACTTGTTTCCAAGGTAATTTGGAAACAAAGTTTCCCCCTGTGGCTCAAAGAGAGTATACAGGAGGATAATAGGACTAATGTCCCTTTATGTAACTAA
- the LOC113710660 gene encoding cysteine-rich repeat secretory protein 38-like: MASSKLTISRCILYIAIFVERAAAVDLVELLAVDCRPSNNFTAGSKYQNELNIVLNYLQRATPATGFAFEYVGEAKTGSGIYGRALCRGDISATECKTCIDAAITELRQNCTFRKVAGAWYEGCFVKYSNQDIYSKLDRGSCFRKEKLRSHNHQKLCTGWFSVLWIFPRLIARLALVS, encoded by the exons ATGGCTTCGTCAAAATTAACCATTTCCCGCTGCATTCTTTACATTGCCATTTTTGTAGAAAGGGCCGCTGCGGTCGACCTTGTTGAGCTTCTGGCCGTTGATTGCAGACCATCGAACAATTTTACCGCCGGGAGTAAATACCAAAACGAGTTGAACATTGTCCTGAATTATCTTCAGAGAGCAACTCCTGCAACAGGGTTCGCTTTTGAATACGTTGGGGAAGCAAAAACTGGTAGTGGGATATATGGCCGAGCCCTCTGTAGAGGAGACATTTCAGCTACGGAATGCAAAACCTGTATTGATGCAGCTATCACGGAGCTTCGCCAAAACTGTACTTTCAGGAAAGTAGCAGGTGCTTGGTATGAAGGCTGTTTTGTGAAGTACAGCAACCAGGACATATACAGCAAACTTGATCGCGGAAG CTGTTTTCGAAAGGAGAAGTTAAGGTCACACAATCATCAGAAACTCTGTACGGGTTGGTTCAGTGTGCTTTGGATATTTCCGCGGCTGATTGCAAGACTTGCTTTAGTGAGCTga
- the LOC113710505 gene encoding antimicrobial ginkbilobin-2-like protein — translation MALKLNLFLYILSIAIFAEMAAGVDLFKPVDHVCGFPDNRNFTSGSEYENNLNFILHDLSNKTPATGFGLAYAGGVENSNRAYGRAQCRADVSTADCKTCISEMVRWVRGKCPFYKSAFAWFQGCLLRYSDDDFFGKIDDPNSLAFFILEKENLSNIAPLEKVEGLLNQLAGEASASKELFARGEVKLAGSKNLYGLVQCTLDLSPADCKTCVDGLVSIVPKIYGNGTQIYTSTCTLQYLLYAFFNA, via the coding sequence ATGGCTCTAAAATTAAACCTTTTCCTCTACATTCTCTCAATCGCCATTTTCGCAGAAATGGCTGCTGGAGTCGACCTCTTTAAGCCCGTCGACCACGTTTGCGGCTTTCCAGATAACAGGAACTTTACTAGCGGCAGCGAGTATGAAAACAACTTGAACTTCATCTTACACGATCTTTCCAACAAAACTCCCGCAACCGGGTTCGGTCTTGCATATGCCGGGGGGGTGGAAAACAGTAACAGGGCTTATGGCCGAGCTCAATGTAGAGCGGACGTTTCAACAGCAGACTGCAAAACCTGCATTTCTGAAATGGTCAGATGGGTTCGGGGGAAATGTCCATTTTATAAATCCGCATTTGCTTGGTTCCAGGGTTGTCTTTTGAGATACTCGGACGATGATTTCTTTGGCAAGATTGATGATCCCAACTCGCTGGCATTCTTCAtcttggaaaaagaaaatctaaGCAACATTGCACCCTTAGAAAAGGTGGAGGGATTGTTAAATCAACTTGCAGGAGAAGCTTCCGCGTCTAAGGAGTTGTTTGCCAGAGGAGAGGTGAAGCTTGCAGGATCGAAAAATCTATATGGTTTGGTTCAATGCACCTTGGACCTTTCCCCAGCAGATTGTAAGACTTGCGTTGATGGATTGGTTAGTATAGTTCCTAAAATTTATGGGAACGGGACTCAGATCTACACGTCAACTTGCACCCTACAATATTTGTTGTATGCTTTCTTCAATGCTTAA
- the LOC113710658 gene encoding antimicrobial ginkbilobin-2-like protein — MDFQKLSFTIAVLCIALLAQIAAGAEPLYHTCTTYKNFTANSDYDRNLNILLNDLYYNTPASGYKYISVSGKNDSVYGSALCRGDISKADCQICVFEAAKVIRQICPYNIAANIWYDYCSLEYSNFNDFGYPLSTGYFIRSEFRVSSPLSSLAQIQKFLYGLSDEASASTNLFAKGITEIEGLLLLYVYGLVQCPLDLTPANCSTCIKGRIDDLSDLFDGKGAQFLSATCNVRYELYPFFKP, encoded by the coding sequence ATGGATTTCCAAAAACTGAGCTTTACCATTGCTGTTCTATGCATTGCTTTGTTAGCCCAAATCGCAGCTGGGGCTGAACCTCTCTACCATACTTGCACCACCTATAAAAACTTTACAGCCAACAGTGACTATGACAGGAACTTGAACATTCTTTTAAACGATCTTTACTATAATACTCCTGCATCAGGATACAAGTACATATCTGTATCGGGAAAAAATGACTCAGTTTATGGCTCAGCTCTCTGTAGAGGAGATATCTCAAAGGCCGACTGTCAAATCTGTGTTTTTGAGGCAGCAAAAGTGATTCGCCAAATCTGTCCATACAATATAGCAGCAAACATTTGGTACGACTATTGTTCACTGGAATACTCAAACTTCAACGATTTTGGATACCCTTTAAGTACAGGGTATTTCATAAGGAGTGAATTTCGTGTAAGCAGCCCTCTATCATCACTGGCTCAAATTCAGAAGTTTTTGTACGGATTGTCTGATGAGGCTTCTGCATCAACGAATTTGTTTGCTAAAGGGATTACTGAGATTGAAGGACTTTTACTACTGTACGTCTATGGATTGGTTCAGTGCCCCTTGGATTTGACTCCTGCCAATTGTAGCACTTGCATTAAGGGAAGGATTGATGATCTTTCCGATCTCTTTGATGGGAAAGGAGCTCAATTTCTTAGTGCAACTTGCAACGTTAGATACGAGTTATATCCTTTCTTCAAGCCTTAA
- the LOC113710524 gene encoding protein RETARDED ROOT GROWTH-LIKE: MTGFWRNKFYYQISFSIINNAPMKTIPLSPSSIRTLFTHSNPTKYLNPHSNPSKLKNAFVFNLISRNYSHSSSSMPAHPFFASRRSPGFAVAKCLSSVSSSPNTVGWNDAVSCSEIGDGGASEAEVTTLSEVDDDDDAIAGSIPVRAYFYSTSVDLRGLMDQNKPNLIPPSSRMTNYVVLRFGKRKSEPNALGASLIGSDCSYMVVFHYGSIVLFNVRDHEIEGYLNIVEKHASGMLPDMKRDEYEVREKPTLNTWMQGGLDYIMLQYLNIDGIRTIGSVLGQSIALDYYVRQVDGMVAEFTDINRGMEKTGTFKMERKKLFQLVGKANSNLADVILKLGLFERSDIAWKDAKYAQIWEYLRDEFELTQRFASLDFKLKFVEHNIRFLQEILQNRKSDFLEWLIIILIAAEILISVYDIAHKSAITSL, encoded by the exons ATGACGGGATTTTGGAGAAACAAGTTTTACTATCAAATCTCATTCTCCATAATCAACAATGCCCCCATGAAAACCATCCCACTTTCTCCTTCTTCAATTCGAACTCTTTTCACTCACTCGAATCCCACAAAATATCTAAACCCCCATTCGAACCCTTCTAAGTTAAAGAATGCTTTtgtatttaacttgatttcgcGGAATTATTCGCATTCCTCGTCATCCATGCCTGCCCATCCATTTTTTGCCTCCAGACGAAGCCCTGGCTTTGCTGTAGCTAAATGCTTATCCTCGGTTTCGTCGTCGCCGAATACCGTGGGCTGGAACGACGCCGTTTCCTGCTCGGAAATTGGGGATGGTGGGGCAAGTGAAGCTGAAGTTACGACTTTGTCGGAggtggatgatgatgatgatgcaaTTGCTGGTTCTATTCCAGTTAGGGCTTATTTCTACTCCACTAG tgtGGACTTAAGGGGCTTAATGGATCAAAACAAACCGAATTTAATTCCACCCTCATCTCGTATGACTAATTATGTCGTCTTAAGATTTGGCAAGCGCAAGTCCGAGCCCAAT GCTCTGGGTGCTAGTTTAATTGGAAGTGACTGCTCGTACATGGTTGTTTTTCACTATGGCTCAATTGTCCTTTTTAATGTTCGGGATCATGAAATTGAGGGATATTTGAACATCGTAGAAAAACATGCTTCTGGAATGCTCCCTGACATGAAAAGAGATG AATATGAGGTCAGAGAAAAGCCAACTCTGAACACTTGGATGCAAGGGGGTTTGGATTAcataatgttgcaatatttaAATATTGATGGGATTCGTACCATTGGCAGTGTTCTTGGTCAAAGTATTGCCCTTGATTACTATGTTCGCCAG GTTGATGGAATGGTTGCAGAATTTACTGACATTAATCGTGGAATGGAGAAAACAGGCACATTCAAGATGGAACGAAAAAAGCTTTTCCAGCTAGTTGGAAAGGCCAATTCCAATCTTGCTGATGTGATTCTTAAACTTGGACTCTTTGAACG GTCAGACATAGCGTGGAAGGATGCTAAGTATGCTCAAATATGGGAATATCTCAGGGATGAATTTGAATTGACTCAGAGATTTGCAAGCCTGGATTTTAAGTTGAAATTTGTGGAG CATAATATCCGTTTTCTCCAGGAGATCCTTCAAAATAGGAAGTCAGATTTTCTGGAATGGCTTATCATTATACTTATAGCTGCAGAAATCCTCATATCTGTTTATGATATTGCCCACAAATCAGCAATTACGTCTCTATGA